CCAGGTTTAAATGATTTGACAGAAATATTTTGAGGTTGAACGGTGAAGAGAACCTGGTGTTTCTGATTAATCTTTTGAGttttatatgttaaaaaaaaagaaaattatatatatatatatatatatatatatatataaatgataGTTGGAGAAGCTGTAAAGGTCAAATGTTTGATATTCTTGCTTGATGAAATGACTCAGATTATTAATTATCAGAAAGATTAATATCAGTCATTTCAGCTCTAGCCCAGATAAAACCGACAGTTAacagtttctctcctctgctcctgaagCTGGCCGATGATCCCAACGTTGTCATTGCCAAGATGGATGCCACAGCCAACGATGTGCCATCTCCATATGAAGTCAGCGGGTGAGTCGTGGGTCATATTCAAGCTTCCCCTGACCCTGGACAAGCCTTGGTGGTTTGTTGTAAGTCagactgtctgagaaaatggacgTCATCGGCCGTCGTGCAGTCATCCactgaatgtggatttgaactGATTGTCACCTGATTTGCCCCCTCAGACTACTACCTCTTccccaagatgaagaaggagctcagtggcgaccattttctcagacagtgctgacttaaGATTTTCAATGACTGGAAATGAAAATAccacaaaaataataaacttcAAACTCTCTGCATAGTCACTCAAGTAACACTGTCTGATGGTAAATTACAATAtgaattcttttttctttttcagtttcccCACAATCTACTTCTCCCCAGCTGGGCGTAAGATGAACCCAAAGAAATACGAGGTGAGTGAGCgatcaataaaacaaagtgaattCATGTCTGTCCTCTCACTCTGCTAATCGTCCCGTCTCGCTGCTCTCGTTCCAGGGAGGTCGCGAGGTGAGCGACTTCATCTCCTACCTGAAGAGAGAGGCCTCCAACCCCTTGGTGATGCAGGAGGAgaccaagaagaagaagaagaagaaggatgATGACAAGACAGAGCTATAAAAGCTCCAAACAGGAACTCaactacccccccccccccccccccatgacaggaggaggaggaggattggGGAAATCTGTGCAGAGAAAGAACTAAATTATATTCCACTCTCTTAGTGAACTACCGAATGCTCTGAAGCCAAGTCAAAAAGACTCGGCCCTCCCTTTAGGTCCTCCGCTGCTCTGGGAAAACCGTGGAAGGTGGAGAGGTGGTGGCCAGGGCCTGCCCgatgtttaaaaacaaaaacaaatttttagGGAAGAGGGGACAGCTTTTGAAAAATTGAGATTTTTATTTCCCCCTGGTCTGTCTACTACACCTCAGGCTGATGCACTTTGGTTTGACACCAGTCTCCTGTCATCTGTCGCTTTGGTTCTTGTTGTTGTCGTCGTCACAGGGGATAATGGTAATggtgaattttttttgtttttgtaacatgtctttgtttttgtacatttggaaggattatgaaataaaaaggcccacaaaaccaaaatgaacTGTATGATCTCATTCATGAATGTCATGGCTGGTAAAACATTCTGCTTTCCAAACCTCAGTTAAACACTTTCCTGTAATTCACAGTTTTAGTAATTACAATAATGTTTATGAAGttaactgacatttttcacctcatttgtatttgcatttctATGTTGCATTTAGTGATTGAGAGACACACGCCCTCAACCATCTGtggtgacatcttcagatttcttgttttgttcaaccaacaatataaaaacctaaatatatttgatttatttagatACAAAACAAGGAAAAGTAGACATTCCTCAGatattaaaagtttaaaatattaGGGATTATTTTTTCTTGACTAATATAAATACTCAGTTTTCAGAATtggaaattattttgttttcaaaaaattAACTGGGCCAAATGGATGCAAAGACTGAGTAAAACTGAAGCTTATTTGGTGTGAAAATTACACCAATTGGGatgagaaaaacacatcagaaagGACAGTTAGTCCCATCATAACAGCAGTAGGAAACAACAATGTGACAATGATATAATTGATTTTCAACAATATGAAATCTATTGTCTACTTTCTGTAGTTTAGTTTTGAATCATGTTTCCTCATGATGTCACTGTTTCTACAACATAATAAATTGTAGATTAATCTTCAACATAAAGCTATAGTCactgtcattcatttttaaatacattttacagtagTTAAccttattttaattattaaaaccCAGTTACTAACAacaatttttattattattgttaatattattttatatgtgTGGTTTTATTACCAATCGTTCGTTATGCTCCTTTAACTTTTTagtgtcttttcctttttgaaaGCGATCTTATGGCAATGTCACCTTCAGCCTGTAGGTGGCGACTCAGCTGTGTATTAGCCGCCTCCTGTGAAATAACAAGCGAAGAAGAGAAGGAGCCAATaggatgaagagcagagtgGACTTGTACAGGCATGTCCAGAGGGTGCACGTGCTGTTTCGGAAGGTAACGTACAAATTATTccacctttttattttcatatcgTGTAATCTCCTGTGTATATTTTGTTAACCTTcttaacaaacattttaatctcGTAGCAATAATCTTACGTGATATTTTCCTTTGAGGAATGATCCTTTGTAGCTTGTTTGACGTGGCTTTCTTTAGCTAGCTATTTTTTTGGACCGAACGGCAGACTCCGTTGAAATATCTGGCAGTTTAAGTTCGCCTTGACTACCGACAAAGTTTAACACCGCACAAGACATGAGTTCCCTCTTTTTCTGAACATTTGGGGGGCAGTGTTCAATACGGCTTATGTACAGCTGACCAAACAAGCACGCCTGCTGAATTGTCAACTGAAATAACGATAGCTGATGAGTGGTCACTGATCACTATTGTCGACCAAGGCCTCTTAAAAGAAGCAGACACCCAAATAAGATGTTCATGAACTTTTATCGGGTTGTACATACAGCTGAGTGTATGTTGTATTCACTGCTAGAGACTAGTAATGATGGAAAAATAACATCGTTCAGACTGTACGAGTGAAGTAAGAAGAAATCCCTGGCGGGCAGTGAAGAAACATTAAACAGTCGGATTTTTGAACGGAGTCTCACAGAATAAAGACCCTCTGACTTTTCCCAAACGTTCATAATTTACCTTTTGAACTGTGAGTTCGCTCAATTGATTGTTATATTCACCAAGAGTCGCACAACCTGCACAACACAGTTGCTGCAACGTGTTGTAATGTGTTGCCGTCAATCACCTACCCGTTCAAACCAGTGGTATTTTTGCAAGTTGTTAACAACGTTTCTGTAGCTCGTGTATAATGTCAGAGTTGGTTGTATTGGCCAAATGTGGTCTCACAAgaaatttattattttgttttattgttctcACATTGCAAGCACACGCAGTGAGATAAGCACCAAAGTTATGCAACAGCCTACAGGACAAAAGGTGCAAcgctgtctttttttttttttcagagtgaGTGTGTAGCTTAAAAAAGATCTTGGATACAATGGATAGTAGTGATCACCTACTctaaaaatttgttttttgtttctttagaATGACTTCAAGGCCAATTTCCTTGATTGATGATGGCAGAGGTGTCAAGAAAGAATAAAGCCTCCTCCTGGGGGCTTCTCAGCAACTATCGGTATTTGTGCAAAGAAGCCATGATGCTTCACACCGTGGAGAAGGCAAGAGCTAGGAATAAATGTCAGCAGAAGATAGTAATCGCCAACatgaagaggaaaagagcagaGCCACTGGATACAAATAAACTGGTCAAAAAAACGAAATCGAGTGAAACAAAGCAGGAAAGTCAAAGCAGTCTGAactctgaaaacaacactgatgcatCTAAACCTGGGCTTTCTGTGACTGTGCCTAAAGTGTCTGACCACACTAGTTTAGTCACAGCCCTCAGAGACTGCTGGGAGGTGGACAGCGGTTTCTCCTCTGAGGCCAGTCCTCCAGCCAGTGGTCGGAGTTCACCGTGCCTCAGCTCGTGCTCGACTACAGTGGTGGCGTTGGACTGTGAGATGGTGGGGACGGGGCCTGGTGGGCGCTGCAGTGAGCTGGCCCGCTGCAGCATCCTGGACTATCATGGTAACGTCCTGTATGATAAATACGTCCAGCCGTGTCAGCGCGTCACAGACTACAGGACCCCCTGGAGTGGAATCCGGAGGCATCATCTGCACAACGCCACACCCTTCGTTCAGGCCAGGGAGGAGGTGAGACCAGCATATCATCTTCTGTCACTTTTGATTTCTTAGTATACAATGAATGAATCAGTGTAAGCTGTGACTATAAATACACTCAAATCTCAGCCAAGACTATTGAACAGCcaacctgcagctgcagcacaggtGAAATAGCAAGTGCTCAAAAGCAGAAATCTACCTTGTGTTGTCTGTACATTATAAAACCAGTATAAGGCTTCGTGACATATAGGTCAAAGCGGTTTGAACAGTCAACCCAGTCAAGCTGTCAACACTGAGTAAACCCAGCTGACCCTCCAAATCGTTAATGATCAGTAATTACAGGTAAATTATCTTCTTCTGCACTTGCGTGGTTTCTCTCCTGTAGATCCTCAGTATACTTGAGGGCAAAGTGGTCGTGGGCCACTCCATCTACAACGACTTTGAGGCGCTGGACATTCCTCATCCATGTCACATGGTCAGGGACACCGGTACGACACGTCTCCTCAGCCGTTTGGCCGGTTTCCCCCGCAAGCGCTGCCCCTCTCTCAAAATCTTGGCCAATAAGCTGCTGAACAGGAAAATACAGGTGAGACCTAATGAGTGCCACGGGCCTCTTCAGTCTTCAGGGGGAAATGTAgggggttttttgttgtttatttgttgtagcatatatatatatatatatatatatatatctcatgTTGTATGATAACTAGAGTTTTTTATTGAAACTGCAGAAAGGCATCTACAAAATGTCTTTTAGCAGTTTTTGTGTCATAAACATTGTTAAGAAAAGACttacttctttctttttaacatgTCCCGTATGTATTTGgggaaatgaatgaatttaagTTAAATTGAAGAGTTAAAATGGAGTGGACCTGGAAATCTAACTAATAGAAAGTCAAGGTTACTGTTCTGTTACTGCTCAATATTATTCCAACACAGATGATTCGGCACATATCATTGCTGTCAGGTGGAAATCTTTCATGTCcaaaagtgttgtttttcaaataaactatgttttaaaaataatttaacaccACAAGATTTTCTTAAAAAGCTATAATATGGATATTTCTGCCCTACAATGACAATATGCaagctgataaataaaaactgtagcACACAAGTGTCAATGATAATGTTGGATGCAGTTTAAAAAGTGTCACCATGAGGTTTGTCCACCAGGGAGCActgaaaagtttatttttaactgtaaaaagCCCTGGTTCAGTACATATTAAAGTCACAGCTCTTTAATAAACaatcaacatgtttatttacttaAGTATCAGCAGATATAATGATAAAATCCAACATCAGTCAGGCTGAAGAAGAGAATGTTAACAAAACATGGTCACAAAAAGTTCACAGATTTCACCAAACAGAGTAAGAGAGAatacatttttgtctttcttttaatACTGTATAGATATAACTGAAGTGTTCGTAGTACATCTGTAGTACCTGGTTTTACCACACTgaccctgtctgtgttttttcgCCCAGGTTGGGAAGAGAGGTCACTGTTCAGTGGAGGACGCTCAGGCCGCCCTCGACCTGTACAAGCTGGTGGAGGGCGAGTGGGAGCAGGAGCTGCAGAACAAGCTGAGGGACGACAACGCTCCACACGAGCCCAGCTTCGCCTCCTCAAACCACTACATGCAGGACGAGTACTGGCCAGATGATGTCACAGCTGACAGCCAATAAGAGGAAAGTATTCACGAGACATTCAGTGGAAACACCTCAGAAAGTCCCTAAGTTAGATTTTGGTATTCTTAGTCATCAGAGTAGATTCAGAGAACTATAAATAATGTGATGATATAAATTATGTGAAGTCTGAGGAGCTAAAATTATCCACATTGTCTCATGAGGAGATGAACTGTATCACTTTAGGGAAAATAACTTTATTGCTTGAATGAAAACACTTGTTAACTTATTGcttttaaacatgttaaacatgGTTTGTGTTCCTAACAGCATATAGTTGCTGTGATATTTGCTTGCAGAGTTGATAAGAATCAAGATGGTTGTTCTAGACTTGATAATGTTTATAGTGTGAAAAGTGTTGGTGCTTTTAAAATGTCTAACTTTGGAGTTTGGAGTTTTCTGACAGTCTCAGCTCTTACTTGAAAGGTTAAAAGGTTAACTGTTAATAGGGCACAAAGCTCTAAGGCCACACATatagctgtttttgtttttagtttttttttttcttttcaaatggtTCTGTTTACGagcacatacaaatgcacatttGGCTGCTGGGAGCAAACTCAAAAGCAGCAGAAGCTGCAGCTCTTAACATGTTTTTCACTGTCTACAAGGCAAAAGAAAGaacacaaatttaaaataaactgaggaCAAGTTTTAAAGTGATGCAGTTACCTCCATATTTATGTGGCCTTAGGTATTTATATTGTAAGAATACAATATTGTTCATTACCTTGCACTGCAAGCTGCTCTTAAATGTCCTAATAAAATGGCATCTTGTTAAAATAAACCCCTGACTTTGCTTGATTTCAGTGAGTAAAtgcaacaacactgaaaacttttaCACGAGGATCAGTTGAGTTGTTATACAGAGAACTATAAAGCtcatgaaaacagttgtataatatCAACCGTGGCTCTGAAGAAGTTTCGTCAGATCTGGAAGGTTATCTTGATCTGTGCTTGGATGCTAAAAATGGAAAATCTGTAATAAACCGGAGCTGTGGAATTTGAAAGAATTGGATGTTTACCAGTTAAGGAGGGTCTAACAAAAGGTCCTATTTAGTTGCATTTCCAATCACAGGGGGAAAACTTCTAAAGAGccaggtggacacaaacatcaTTCTGCTCCCAATCTGTTGGATGTGTTAATAAGCACCTGTTCATTGTGCATGTGATAATATGTCACGGTCATGTTTGCAGCTTAAGTGATAAACTTTTAAGTGTCAGTTACAGTTTTAAATAGAAAGCACAAATTGCATCTTAATGtgtcttttaaatgaaaacctGCTGATTTGATTTCACTTTCTTGTCAGAATCTtctcagctgcagtgtgatCAATGATCATCTCTAAATATAAATGTAGTCTCTGCTAATTGCAGTGGAAAAACTCCACATTATGGTCATCCTACTTGATCCACTGCCAGATCAGCATTAACAGCAGCTTCGCCAGCAGGAGTAGAATTAATGGATGAAACCACAGATCTGTCTGTGGTGAAATGTTTTGGGGATCGTCCAGACCAGTCAGAGTCTGTCACAAACACTGGATCAGCCTGTGAAATCATCAAATGGCACCATGTCCAAATAGGTTACAAAATCCACCACAGTCAAGGTGAGCTGACCTGGTATGCTCGTTTAATTTGGCAGAACGAGAGTTTAACACGTCACTACAGCGAGAAGATACTTAGCGACACAAAAGCACCATTTTAACTTTTAAGagttaaagttgtttttctgctttctgaGCAGTTAAATCCAGCAACTGAAATACTTAAATCCATGTGAGTCATTGAGCTGAAATGCTGCACAGCCTCATGTGGTTGTTTTATGTTAGGTACAGGTCTAAAGATGTGGCCTGATACTAGATTATGATGCACTGGAGTTTATAATTTTACTTACATGCAGCGCAGcgagctgcaggtggagctctACATTTTGTTATGCTCCATTGCTCCATGAATGGCTTTGTCCTCAACATCTTTGTTTCTCACTCAGACCCATGAACACACATCCAAAGCCCTGGACTTGGCCCTGCAGCTCAGGCTATAGGGcgagaacagagaggagcatTGTTTGCCCCAATCCATCTAAATTTGTTCCCCAAATCGCTTCCTTGAGCAGATCAGGCCTGATTTAGCAGATTACTGGTCGGCTGCCTGCTCCTTCATCGTTGCATCAGGAGGAAAACGTGTGTCGATGACGTTGGTGCGACCGGGGTCAGAGGGAGGAAAATGGACATCTTCCAAAtatcaaacacaacacaaaggaACAACCTGCTGCTGGTGCAATGAGTCCACACATGGTTAGATACACCAAGTAAAGAGGAAAACTCTTTCAGCAGCAGTCATTGTAAGCTGGGTAGTGGGAATTCTTGTGTGTagattgaaaaatattttacttttatgatttACAGATTCCTTAACACATACATGCAACCACATGTTCCTCTCGCTAGATTACTTTGTAATGTTAACACTGTATTTTGCTGTTTACCTTGTGGTCATCGTTGCCATGATAACTGTCCAAAGTTGCACAATCTTGGATCATACTCAGTTGTCCCAAGCCGCACGCCCTACCAACTCAGCCCCTTGTGTTTTAACACAGGGCTGCCTTCAGTAAAGCTGTGTGCTGATGATGAGTAAGTTAATGTGTGGAGGCACAGATATTTGTCATGTAtggaacagaggaaacagtgggGGCCCTGTAATTCTTATTTACACCCCTGCTGTTGGCCTCATGAGTCTGGGTTTCTTCCACTGTTTTACAACAGTAAGACAAAGGCTGTAAAATCCTCTCAACACATGAAGCAGCAGTAAGTTTTTTGAAttaaagataaaactgaaaaatgatcaaaataatatttcaccTCCACCACAGCAAATACCATGattacagtgctgctgtgttttaccATCCAGTGGCtctttgttaatttgttttcacacacacacctttgttGCTCAACTGAGATTAATCtagagattttgtttttttttactcagcCTCACTCAGTTGTGATTAGACATGAAGACTGAGtacatgtgtgtgatgtgatggaGGGCTGATCACAT
Above is a window of Lates calcarifer isolate ASB-BC8 linkage group LG10, TLL_Latcal_v3, whole genome shotgun sequence DNA encoding:
- the isg20 gene encoding apoptosis-enhancing nuclease, coding for MMAEVSRKNKASSWGLLSNYRYLCKEAMMLHTVEKARARNKCQQKIVIANMKRKRAEPLDTNKLVKKTKSSETKQESQSSLNSENNTDASKPGLSVTVPKVSDHTSLVTALRDCWEVDSGFSSEASPPASGRSSPCLSSCSTTVVALDCEMVGTGPGGRCSELARCSILDYHGNVLYDKYVQPCQRVTDYRTPWSGIRRHHLHNATPFVQAREEILSILEGKVVVGHSIYNDFEALDIPHPCHMVRDTGTTRLLSRLAGFPRKRCPSLKILANKLLNRKIQVGKRGHCSVEDAQAALDLYKLVEGEWEQELQNKLRDDNAPHEPSFASSNHYMQDEYWPDDVTADSQ